ACTGCCGGCGTCGGTCCGGGTCGCCCCGGGCGGGTTCACCCGTCGAACCGGATCCCGTCCTCGACGAGACGGTAGTTGCGCTCGCGATCGAGTTCCTCTGCGAGCCACTCCTCCTGGTACAGTTGTGCAATGAGCTCCGCATACAGGTTTCGCCACGCCATCGCGTAGATCGGGGACTGGCCCCACGCCCTGAGTTCGGGGACGAACTCGTCGTACCGTTCCATCCGCGATTCCATGTGTTCGATCGCGTCGACGACGTACCCGGCCGCCTCGCCGGGATCGTCCGCCTCGTCGATCGCGTCGTTGATCCGGCGCTCGATCCCGTCGACGGCCCGGTGTATGTCCATCTCCGCGGCGTCTTCTTCTTCGGGGAGCGATTCGAGTACGCCACGCGGTACGCCGAGTGAGACGTGGTCCATGTGGGGTCAATCGACCGGACGGAACCTAAAAGAGTCGGTCCCGTCCGGTCCGCTCCGGGCAACCGATCACAGCCGTTCGCCCTGATACTCTCCCTCGTAGACACCCTCGTGGTCGGCGGCTGCGAGCACGAACTGGCCGATGCGTGCACCCCGCCGGATCTCGATCTCGTGGCCGACCTGCAACAGTCCCTCGCCGATCCCCTCGTAGCCGGCGTCCCACACCGCCGTGTGCAACATCGCGCTGTTGCGCATGAGCGAGGATCGGGGATAGACGAAACCGACGTGGGAGTCGGGGACCCGGACGACTTCCCCGTATTCGGCGACGTAGTTGCCGGGCTCGAGTCGGAACGCGCCGTCGTCCGGTTCGAGCTCCAGTCTCTCGCCGACCGTTTTTCCGTCCCGGTCAATACGGCCCGGGGAGCTCTGTTCGTAAACTGTCCCCAGCGTGAGATCGACGCCGTTCGGCTGTACCTGGTCGGAAGACAGCGGTTCGTCGTTCGCCTTCCGAAGCCGTTTCGCGACGAACTTCCCTGATCTGAACATACCGGCTCTGTCGTGCCCGTGAATAAAACGCTGCTGTCGTGTCCTCGCTGCTGTCATTTCGTGAGTTTCGTTCCTGATAACCTGGCCGTGCCTTTGATAACCCCTCCGGGTAGAGTCACTCCCTGTGAGCGAGACGAACGGTGGCGACCGGGGAGTGAGCGAGGCGTTGAGCTTCGTTCTCGTGTTCGCGCTCGTGATTGGTTCGATCGCGATCGTCTACACGGTCGGGCTCGGCGGCCTCCAGGACGCCCGGGATCACGAGCGGATCAACAACGCCGAGCGGGCGTTCGAGGTGTTCGGGGAGAACCTCGACGACATCGTCCTGGACGGGGCGCCGAGTCGCTCGACGCAGATCCGCATGTCGGACGCGACGCTATCAGTTCAAGAGGCGGCATACGTCGAGATCACCGGAACCAATCCAGAAACCGGTGAAAACTACACCTATCCCCCACAACAGGTCCGATCGCTCGCCTTCGAATCCGGCGACAGCACCGTCAGCTACACCGGTGGTGCGGTGGTCCGCAGCGACGGCGATGGGGATGGCGTGATGGTTCGGGAGCCACCGTTCCTGTTCGAGGACGACAGGATGGTCCTCCCTATCGTTCGGCTCTCTTCGGGTGGCTCCGTCGCCGTGAGCGGCGATCAGGTCATTCAGGTCCGGACCGAACAGGTTCTCAGACGGAACGATCCCGTCAACGGAACCGAGTTCGATAGCGTAGAGGTGAACGTCTCGACGGACAATCCGGGTGCGTGGAACAGATACATGGAGGACAGCGGGATGGAGTGTGAGGAACCCGATCCGGGCGCGGGAGAGGACGGACTCGCGCTGGTGTCATGTGAGCACGAGGACGTAGAGCAGCTTCGCGTGGTCGTGATACGCATCGACGTCGCCTTCGAGTGAGAATCCGCCGCTAGGGTTGCTCCTCCGGAACTGTCCGGTCGCTTTTTGTCCGTCAGTTCCATGGGATGGGCTCAGCGTCTTTCTCAGGATCGTATCGATGACACTGAGCCGATTGCCCGTCGAGATCGACAACAGTTGGCGTTTCGCGTTCACAGATCGTCGGGAACGCGTCGGCGAGGAGTTCACTTGCGCCATCGATGTCCCCGTCCGCGATCGCCGCAGCTGCGTCTGTAACTGCCCGTTCCGCGAGTGGATCCGAAAGCGACGACGGGAGTCCGAACTCCTTGCGAACCGTTTCGGCCGTCGTCGACTGTCCCTGTCGATCCGGCGCGAGCGGTTCGGGGAGTTCACCGGTTTCGACGGTGAATCTGAGCGCCGCGATCGCCCGCCACTGTTCCTGGGTGACGTCCACGTCTTTCGGGGGGATCACCTCAGGACACCTGGTGTGGAACCGACAGCCTTTGGGCGGGTTCGCCGGCTCCGGAACGGTGTCGGTGAGCGGCTTTTCGAGGGTCCTGTCACCGGGGTCGAGACTCGGCACCGAGCCGAGTAGCACGCGGGTGTACGGATGTGCTGGTGAGTCGAGAACCTCCGCGACAGGTCCCTTTTCGACGAGTTCACCGAGATACATCACGGCGATCCGATCACAGAACCGGCGCACGACGTCGATGTCGTGGCTGATGAATAGCACGGCAATGTCGAACTCCCGCCGGATCTCGTCCAGCAGAGCGAGCACGTCCGACTGTACCCGCCCGTCGAGCGCGCTCGTGGGCTCGTCGGCGACGATCAAGTCCGGATTCACGACGAGCGCCCGGGCGATCGCGATCCGCTGTTTCTCGCCGCCGGAGAACGCGTGTGGGTAGCGGTCGACGTCGGCTGCGGACAGCCCCACGCGTTCGAGCACGTCGGCGACGATCTCCCGTCGTCGGTCGGAATCGTCCATTCCGTGGAGCCGAAGCGGCTCCGCAACCGCCTCTCCGACGGTCATTCTGGGGCTGAACGCCTCGTTCGGATCCTGGACGATCAGCTGTGCCCGACGGCGGAACGACTTGAGCTGCTCCCCGCGGAACTTCTCGATCGGGGTGCCCTCGAATCTGACTTCCCCACCGGTCGGCTCCTCGAGCCGGAGGATCGACAGCGCAGTCGTGGACTTCCCGCAGCCGGACTCGCCGACGAGTCCGAGCGCCTCGCCGCGGTCGATCCGGAAGTTAACGCCGTCGACGGCGCGGACTCGGCCGACTTCGCGGCGCAACAGCCCTTTCGTGATCGGGTAATGTTTCTCCAGCCCGTCGACAGCGAGCACTGGCGGCTCGTCACTCATCGGTCGGCCCCCCGTTGGCTGTTCCGCTTTCTCCACGCGGACGGGTATCCGGCGCGTCTTCGCTCCGATCGGTTCTGCCCGGTATCCCGCCCGGGCTGGCGCCCCTCGCGTCCGCGAGGATCTGATCCGGATCCCTCTCGGGGGCGTAGTGAACACACGAGACCTCGTGTGCGCTGTTGCCGTCCGTCGGATACGTCGGCGGCTGTGTTCCACCCCCGCACGCGTCGACGGCGTGGGGACATTCCCGCCGGAACCGACAGCCGTCCGTCGGGATCTCGTCTCTCGCGGACCGTTCTCCCCGTCGGTCCAGCCCGTCGTAACTTTCGAACAGCGCCTGCGTGTACGGATGTGACGGTCGCGCGAACACGGTCTCCACCGGACCCTGTTCCATCACCGTCCCGCCGAACATCACGACGACTCGATCGGCCAGGGCGGCAACCACCCGAAGGTCGTGGGTAACGAGCAGGAGAGACATGCCGCCCCCGGTTAGTTCCCGGAGCAGTTCGATGAGGCGGGCCTGCACGGTGACGTCGACGGCAGTCGTCGGCTCGTCGGCGATCAACAGCTCCGGGTCGGCTGCGAGCCCGATCCCGATCGCGACCCGCTGGGCCATCCCGCCGGAGAACTCGTGTGGGTAGTCGTCGACCCGCTCGCTCGCCCGCGGGATCCCGACCCGCCTCAGGAGTTCGACAGCTCGCTCGCGTGTCGCAGTGACGTCTCCCGCTCCATGGATCGTCATCGCTTCCGCGAGTTGATCCCCCACGGTGTACACCGGATCGAGTGCCTGCTGTGGGTTCTGGAACACGTGTGCGATTCTGTTTCCGCGAACCGACCGGAGCGTCGAATCGTCTGCGTCCAGAAGCGACAGTCCATCGAACGAGACGGTTCCGCCGACGATTTCTGCCGGTGGCTGTGGCACGATACCGGTGAGCGACTCGCAGGTGACGCTTTTCCCGCTGCCGGATTCGCCGACCAGACAGACAGTTTCTCCGCGATCGACGGTGAAGCTCACCCCGTCTACTGCGTGGACGCGGCCCCCGTCCGCGTCGATGTATGTGCGGAGGTTTTCGACCGAAAGGAGCGGTTCGCTCCCGACCTCGCTTTGGTCGAGGGTCATCGGTTTGCCCCCCGTCGAGGATCCATCGCGTCCCTGAATTCGTCGCCGACGAGTTTGAGCGAGAGAATCGTCGCCGTCAACGCCAGGGCGGGGAGCGTCGCCACCCACCAGATCTTGTACGCTGGATGTGGGGCTCTGGTCTGCATCTCTGCGGCCACCTCCGCGTTGATCCCTTCGCTGATGATTCCGCCCCACGAGTAGGTCTGGAGCTCGTGGTAGCCGAGGAACGCCACTCCAGCCTCGAACAGCACCAGCAACGCGAGCAGCTGAAATACCGCCGGAACCAGGGTGTTGGTCACGTTCGGCAGGATGTGACGCTTTGCGAGATACGTCCCCGACGCCCCGAGGCTCCTGGCGACGAGGACGTGACCGTCCTCCCTGCGCTGTAACACCTCGCTGCGGACCAGCCTGGCGATGCCGCCCCAGCTGAGCAGCCCGAAGGCGAGAAGCAACACGAGCAACGACGGCCCCCAGTAGGTGTAGCCGATGAAGTACAGCACGATCGCGGGGATCGAAAGCTGGACGTCGACGTACGACATCAGCAGGCTGTCGACGGCACCGCCGCGCAGTCCGGCGATCACTCCCACGGCTGCCGCCGCCGGAATCACGAACGCTGCGGTGATCGCCATCACGTACAGCGCGACACGCGCACCGGAGGCGACCAGGAATCCCATCGGATGGCCCCGTTCGTTGGTGCCGAGGGGATATGCCCACGTTCCGTGGCATCGCTGTTCGAATATCTCTCCCGTTACGGCACCGAGACACTCGACCCCAGTGACCTCGCTTGTGAACCCGATCGGCGGGTGAAACGCGTGCTGGAAGGCCAGACCGGGGTTCGGAAACAGTATCGGAGCGAAAAACCCGATCACAACCAGCACCAGCAGATAGCCACCGGCCAACTTCGTGGACAGTTTGGCGCCGACGCCCTCGACGACACGTGTGACGGTGTCGCGGTGCTGTACTGCGGGAACGATACCGTACGCGACGAGCGTCGCGACCGCAAGGAGGAACACCCAGTCGACAGGTTCCGCCCGCCACTCTCCGATCGTGTACACGTGGGCGTACATGACGTCGTATAGATACAGTAGTCCGACGAGAGTGATGCCGATCAGGAGTGTAACGCGCTGTGGGGTGACGATCCGTCTGGATCTGTCGATCCGTGACCAGTCGACGGTTTCGAACCGGGGGGAGTCGTCGTTGTCGCTCATGGAGGGCACCTCTTTCGGGACCAGTTACCGTGGCACGTGGGTGGGTTTTCACGAACGTGGCATAACCGTTACGTTTTTGAGAGCATACGTCGGTAACCAGACTGTATGCGCTCCATGGTCCCTGTCATCCCTCCACAGACACTGTTGGATACCCTCCACCGGATTTCGACGCGGAGTGACCCCCCGTGAACGTCGTTCGGGTGTTCCTCCAGCGGATCGCGCTGGGCCTCGTGGCCGCCTGGGGCGTCCTGACCGCCGTGTTCGTCGGATTCACGATGACGGACGACTGGGTGAAGCAAGGACTCGAAGGCCAACTCAGATGGGTCGGAATCACGGGGGAGGAACTCGAGGCGCGTCTGGACGCCTATCTCGCGGATAGAGGCCTCGACAGACCCATCTGGGAGCAGTACCTGGACTGGATGGGAGATATGGTGACGCTTTCGTGGGGAGAATCGTTAGTGACTGGAGAGCCCGTTATGGGACTCGTCGCCGATGCAGTGCTGCGAACGGGGATGTACGTCGTCCCCGCGATCGTTCTCGGACTCTCGATCGGGATGATGGTCGGACTGTATGTGGCCCTGAACCCGGAGAGCCGGATCGCAAACGGGGGACGTGGAACCACGTACCTGCTTTTTGCGCTGCCGAGTTTCTGGATCGGCGGCATGTTCGTTTCGCTTCTGGAGGGTGATGTGATCTCCCGGTCACCGGTGCTTTTCGACCACGCACTTCCGATCGGGCTCGCGACGGCGGCACTACTCGGCGGATACGTGAGTTACACCCGGGCGTACGCGATCGATCACGCCTCTGCAGATTTCGTCTCGCTGGTGAAAGCGAAAGGTGCCGGGCCGGTTCTCGTCGCGAAGCACGTGGTGCGCAACGCCGCTGTCCCGCTTTTCTCGATGCTGTTCACCGAAGCGCTCGCGTTGCTCGTCCTCGCAGTGTTCGTGATCGAAGTGCTGTTCGCCATCGACGGGTTCGGACTGCTGTTCCTCGAGGCCATACAGAACCGCGATCTCCCGGTTCTTCTCGGGAGTACGATCGTAATCATCGGCTTTGGAGTCGTCGGGAACATCATCCAGGACCTCTCGTACAGTTACCTGGATCCTCGCGTCGACGCCGGATCTCGGTGATTTTCATCGGCCAAATCTGGACAAAAATGTTAAAAATTGCTCAAAACTGAATCATCGTTTTACTCTGACAGATATTTACCGCCCGAAGGAAACGGCATCAAAGCAGTACATATATCAGTAGGGATCCCGCAATTCTGCCCATGGTACAGGATACCGAGATATCCAGTCCGAGCATCAACCGAAGACGAGTCCTCCAGAGCGTCGGCGCAGCGGGCGTCGTCGGTCTGGCGGGTTGTCTCGAGGGCGAAGAGCCCGCAGAAGAGGATGATGAGGGTATCGGCGAGGAGGACGTCGATCCAGACGAACTCGTCGAAGGCGGCACCCTTCGCGTCGGCATCGGTGCCAATGCCGACTCGTTCGACGGTCCGTACAGCACGGACACGACCTCGACGCTGGTCCAGAGCCTCATTTTCGAGTCGCTGACCGTCAGCGACAGCGAGGGGAACCTCTATCCGTGGCTCGCCGAGGACTTCGAAGTTGAAGAGACGCAGGACATCGAGCGCACCGACTACGCCCCGTACATGCGGTCGGTCGAAGCCGGCGAGGAGGGTGCGGTACCGATCGAGGAACAGGAGATCGTCCGTCACCCGGAGGATGCAGTCCCCGAGGAAGGCGACGAAGTCCGAACGCTGCTGTTCGAAGACGCGGCAGACGCCGTCGCAGACGGTGTGTACGGCATGCGGATCCGGTACGACCTCCGCGAGGGCGTCGAGTTCCACAACGGCGAGGAGATGACCGCCGAGGACGTCATCGCCTCCTACGATCGACTCAAGCTGTCAGACAACGCCGCCCAGTACTTCGACTCGACGCTGTACTACGAGGCGATCGACGAGTACACGGTGGACATCTACGGTCAGCTTCCCGACGCGGAGGGCGCCCGGGAGCTGCCGCCGATGTACGTCTATCCGAAGGAACTGGCCGAACTGCCGCCGAACGACCTCGACCCGCGACAGGGTAACGAGCCGGTCGGCACCGGCCCGTACGTGCTGGACGAGATGGCGGACGAGCAGTACGTCGAGTACGAGAAGAACGACAACTACTGGGTCGAGGACGTCGGCGTCGACTCCTTCGACTGGTTCGAGGGCGATGCCGACTTCCCTGACGGGCCGGTCATCGACCGGATCGAGATGGAAATCATCCCGGACGACGCAACCCGATCAGGTGCACTCCAAAACGACGAAATCGACATCACGACGGGCCTCACCCGGGCGACGCTGGACGACTTCGACGCCTCTGAAGACTTCGAGGTCGCCGGCGTCGAGACAGGCGGGTACGAGTACTTCCAGCCGCCGATCCAGGTCGAGCCCTGGGACGACCAGCGACTCCGGCAAGCGTTCAACCACCTCGTCCCACGAGAATCCATCGTCGAAAACGTTCTTGCGGGCTGGGCCCGCCCGGCGTGGACGATGATTCCCCAACTCGCGCAGGGTGCCGGGACCACCGATGCACAGGCGCTCGAAGAAGAGCTACGTCCATACAACGAGTACCGACCTGAGGAAGCGGCCGAAATGGCTGAGGAAGTGTTTGATGACTACGGCATCGAGGCGCCGCTTGAAGTAACTCTGGAAGTCAACGCCGACAACGACGACCGCGTCCAGATGGTCGAACTTGTTGCCGAGTCAATGGAGGAAACGGGGCTTTTCGAGACCGAAATCGAGACGTACGAGTGGACGACCTACGTGGGGCGCGTCCTGGACCCCGGCTACGCCGAAGAAGGGGTCATCGCCTGTATCGGCCTCTCGGGTACGTTCAATCCCCACAGCTTCTGTGACGCGCTGCACCACAGCAGCAACTGGGGAGCCTGCTGTAACCTGAGCGGCGTCAACTTCGACTGGCTCGACGAGATGCTGGACAACGCCCGCTACGGGGCCGAGGTCGCTGAGGATGAGGACCTCCGCCGCGAGCGGTACGACGAAATCTGGCGGGAACTCGAGGAGCTTGCAGCCAGCGCGATCACGCACTTCGACCTGCAAACCTCCGTCCGCCACGAGCGGGTCAAGGGCTGGGGGCAGTGGCCGTTCCACGAGGGCTACCTCAACTACGCACTGTTCGCACCACAAGACGAACAAGTTATTTACATCGACGAATAAGCCCTCGGCGTGCTGCCGGACGACCGGCGGCTTCCCTCCCCATTAACGAATGAGTTTACGACGATTTATCCTCAAGCGGTTCCTGGCGATCATCCCGATACTGTTCGGTGTTTCAGTAATTACGTTCGCGCTCGTCCACTATACCCCGGGTGATCCGGTCCAGCAGATGGTCGGGTTAAATCCCGATATGACGGAAGCCGAGCGGCAAGCGATCCGTCGTCGGTACGGCCTCCACCGGCCGGCCTACGAGCAGTATTTCCACTGGATGGCGAACGTGTTACAGGGTGATTTCGGCCGGGTGTACAGTTCGGGCCGTGACGTCGGCACGATCGTTCTGATGCGGCTCCCTGAAACGATCGCGCTGGGCATCTTCGGGTGGGTGTTCGCGCTGGGTATCGCGATCCCGACCGGGATTTACGCGGCCGTGAAGAAGGATCAGCTGGGCGACACCGTCAGCCGGTTCCTGGCCCTGTCGGGCATCTCGATCCCGAACTTCTGGCTCGGGCTGATGTTGATCCTGTTTTTCGCGTTGATCCTGGATCTCTGGCCCGTGTTACCGCCCTCGCGTCAGCCGTTGCATAGCCCCGAGATGCTGTGGTATCTCATCCTCCCGGGCGTCACGGTGGGGACGGCCTCGGCAGCAGCGATCATGCGTGTGATGCGTACGTCGATGGCCGAAGAAATGAACAAGGACTACGTAACGGCAGCTCGTGCGAAAGGCCTCCCCGAGCGTAAAGTCGTCTTGAAACACGTGCTCCGCAACTCGCTGATCTCCGTCGTGACGCTTGCGGCGCTTCTCACGGCGGGGATCGTCAGCGGGTCGATCGTCGTCGAGGTCGTGTTCAACTGGCCCGGTCTCGGCCGGGAGTTCATCGACGCGCTGACCCAAAACGAGATCGACCTCATCATGGCGATCACGCTCGTGACGGGCATCGCGATCATCATCGCGAACCTGGTTGCAGACATCATGTACGCGGTACTCGATCCGAGGATCAGATATGACTAGCAAATCTCACTCACAGCGGGGTCGGATTCAGGTCACCGGGTTCGACCCGGCGCGGGTAACGGAACGTGAGCGGATCTCCGACTGGTCGGGCGACATCCAGACCGAGACGGAGAGTCGGTGGGTTCGGGCGTACAAACGGTTCTTGCGGAACCGGTCCGCGCTCGTCGGACTCGCGGTCGTGTTGCTCATGAGCCTTGCGGCGTTTATGGCTCGGCCGATCGCCGTGTGGGGCGTCACGATTCAGCCGTTCGCGCTCGCCCCGTACGACCCGACGACGATCCTCTATCTGACCGAGGATCCGACCGTCAGCGTCTACGACTGGCCGTCGACCGACTACATCATGGGCGTCGACGGAAGCGGCCGCGACCTGTTCTCTCGTATCCTCTTTGGCGGCCGGTACAGCATCTCGATCGGGTTCGTCGTGGTCATGTTGACCGCCAGTGTCGGGATGGTCTACGGGAGCATCTCCGGCTACTACGGCGGCTGGATCGACGAAATCATGATGCGGATCGTCGACACGATCTACGCGTTCCCCGGGATCGTCCTGGCGCTGATCATCGTGACGATCTTCGGCGGCGGCTACTGGCAGCTCGTGGCGGCGTTCTCGCTTTTCGGCTGGAACGGCTACGCCCGCATTATGCGCGGGGAGGTGTTGTCCATCAAGGAAAGCGAGTACGTGAAGGCGGCGAAGGCGCTGGGCGCCCGCGACAGGCGGGTGATCATGCGCCACGTCCTGCCGAACGCGATGGCGGAGGTGCTCGTCGTCGCGTCGCTAAACATCGGTACCGTCGTCATCGGGGTCGCGGCGCTCGGCTTCCTCGGGTTGGGGATGCCGCCCGGCACCGCCGAGTGGGGGACGATGCTCGATCAGACCCGGGAGACGCTGATCCAGGGTCCCGGCGGAGCGATCCCCTGGCACGCCACCGTCTTCCCCGGTGTTGCGATCTTCCTGTTCGTGATGTCGATGAACATGATCGGTGACGGAATCAACGACGCACTCGACGCACAGGAGACGAGCGTCACTGCGGGAGGTGCCCAGTAATGGCGCTTCTCGAAGTGAACGATCTGACGGTTCGCTTTTATACCCAGGAGGGGGCCGTCACCGCGGTAGACAACCTCTCGTACCGGATCGAACGCGGCGAGAAGTTCGGCGTCGTCGGCGAAAGCGGCGCCGGAAAAAGCGTCAGTGCGCTCTCGTTGATGCGGCTCATCGACAACCCCGGACAGATCGAAAGCGGGGAGATCCTCTTTAAAGGTGAGAACCTCCTGGATATGACAGAGCAGGAGGTTCGGGCGATCCGCGGCAACGACATCGCCATGATCTTCCAGGACGCCCAGACCGCGCTGAACCCCGTGTACACGGTCGGGGATCAGATCGGCGAAGCGCTCAGACACCACCTCGATTACAGCGAAGGCGAGGCCCGCGAACGCACGATACAGCTGCTCGATAAGGTCGGCATCCCCGAAGCGGAGACGCGGTACTCCGATTACCCTCACGAGTTCTCCGGCGGGATGCAACAGCGGGCGATCATCGCGATGGCACTGTCGTGTGACCCAGAACTCATCATCGCCGACGAGCCGACCACCGCGCTGGACGTGACCATCGAGACGAAGATCCTCAATCTCATCGAGGATCTCGCAGACGATATGGGGACGGCGGTGCAGCTCATCACCCACGACCTCGGCGTCATCGCCGAATTCTGTGATCGAGTGATGGTGATGTACGCGGGCAAACCCGTCGAGAAGGCCCCCGTCGAGGACCTCTATTACGATCCCAAACACCCGTACACGGTGGGACTCATGAGCTCGATCCCGCGGATCGGGGACAAACGCGACCGGCTACAGACGATCCCCGGGACGATGCCGGACCTGATCGAGCTGCCGCCGGGCTGCAGTTTCCATCCGCGGTGTCCGTTCGCCGAGGAGGCGTGTACGCGAACGGAGCCGTCGCTGCTCGACCCAGAGACGGGCGAGCCGGCGACGATCGACTCCGAACGCGGCGCCGCCTGCCTGGAGTATTCGGGGGACCTCACCGGCGGACTCGACTACGACATCGTCGTTCGCGAGGAGACGGCCGATCCGACGGCGAGTGCCTCGGGAGGTGGTGGCGATGAGTAGCGAGGAACCGATTTTGCGCGTCGAGAACCTCGAGAAGTACTACGACACGAGCGAGGGATTCATCGACACGCTACTCGGGGAATCACAGAAGGTGAAGGCTGTCGACGACGTCAGCTTCGAGCTCATGGAGGGGGAAACCCTCGGCGTCGTCGGCGAATCCGGCTGCGGGAAGTCGACGCTCGGACAGGCGATGATCCGGCTGATCGAACCGACCGGCGGTTCGGTTTACTACCGGGGCACCGACCTCACCGAGCTATCGAGCAGTGGACTCAGGGACATCCGGAAGAACGTCCAGTACATCTTCCAGGACCCGTATTCGAGCCTGAACCCCCGGATGACCGTCGGCGACATCATCCGCGAACCGCTCGAGATCCACGACCTCGGCGAGGGCGGCGAGCGGGACGATAGGGTGTACGAACTGCTGGAAACCGTCGGGCTCAATCCGAGCCACGCGAACAGGTACCCCCACGAGTTCTCCGGGGGGCAAAAACAGCGCATCGGCATCGCCCGCGCGCTCGCGGTCGATCCCGAGGTCGTGATCTGTGACGAGCCGGTGAGCGCGCTCGACGTGAGTGTCCAGGCACAGATCCTCAACCTGCTCGAGGATCTCCAGGAGGAGTTCGATCTCTCCTACGTGTTCATCGCCCACGACCTGAGCGTGGTCGAGCACATCTCCGACCGCGTGGGAGTGATGTATCTCGGCAAGGTCGCGGAGATCGGACCGACACAGAGCGTCTACGCGCCACCGTACCATCCGTACACAGAAGCGCTTCTGTCGGCGATTCCGGAGCCGGACCCGCTCTGGGAGGGCGATCAGATCTTCCTGCGCGGCGCGGTCCCCTCGCCGATCGATCCGCCGTCCGGCTGTCGGTTCCACACCCGATGTCCCCGGATCATTCAGGGCGGGGAGTACGATATCGACCAGGTACACTGGCGTTCGCTCATGAACCTTCGTCAGCGTGCGCGTTCGGCAGAAACCGCGGCTGCGGTCACTGCGATCGACGAGGACGCCGACGAGGCGACGGTCGAACCCGCCGAAATCCCGGAGTCGGAGCTCGAGGAACTGATCCGAGAGGAGTTCGACCTTCCCGACCGTTTCGGCGATCCCGACGCAGACGAGGCCATCTCTGCGTTCGTCGCCACGCTTCACGACGAGGGTATCACACCGGCCGCTGAAACGATCTCCGAACGGGTAACCTCGCCGTGTGAACGGACCGTTCCGCCGCTGATCGAGTCGGAGGGGGGATCGGATCACCGCATCGCGTGTCTCCTCTACGACGAGGAGTACGCCGGGATGCCTCCCGAGTTCGTCACCGAGTCGACGGAAACGAAGTCGGACGATCCGGTTGCCGGGGACTGACCGGACGAATCGGTTTCCGGGGACTGACCGGACGAATCGGTTTCCGGAGACGGATTGGACTCGACCGCAAGGGGTCTGTCCAACCGAACCGAACGCTTTTACGGGTTTGCGGCCGTAATTCCATCGATGCGTCGGATCTACGAGTCGGAGGCGCTCCGCCGGGACGACGAGGACAGCTTCAGCCCCGGCGAACAGCGCGACCGCTCTCACGAACCGCTCGCGGTCAAGATGGTCCCCTCCACGTGGCTGAGTCGGGTGTTCGTTCCACATTGGCTCCGGTATCGCTCCATCAAAATCGACGTTACGAGTCCCAGAAACGAGTATCCGGTCGAGGCCGACGTTCCGTTCCTGGTGCGGATGCGGAACGTGATGCCGTTCCCGGTGACGGTGCCGGTCCGGTCGCCGGTGCTGTGGACGTGGGACGTCGACGGCGTGACCGAAGCGTCACACGTCGACCTGAAGAACCCGCCCGACGAGGAACGGGGGTTCGTCTTCGAACGTGGTGAAGAGAAGGTGTTCAGGAAGCGCTGGACCGGGACGTTCCGCGTGTCGGAGTCGGAGTGGGAACCGGCCGGACCGGGAAAGTACGTCATCGGTGCCGGCCTCAACGTCGAGGACGCCGAGGGGAAGGGGCTGTACAGTCGGACGACGGTTCGGCTGGTTCCGGAGTAGCCTACGGCCTGATTCCGGTTCCGTCGCCCTCGTCGA
The Halalkaliarchaeum desulfuricum DNA segment above includes these coding regions:
- a CDS encoding ABC transporter ATP-binding protein codes for the protein MSSEEPILRVENLEKYYDTSEGFIDTLLGESQKVKAVDDVSFELMEGETLGVVGESGCGKSTLGQAMIRLIEPTGGSVYYRGTDLTELSSSGLRDIRKNVQYIFQDPYSSLNPRMTVGDIIREPLEIHDLGEGGERDDRVYELLETVGLNPSHANRYPHEFSGGQKQRIGIARALAVDPEVVICDEPVSALDVSVQAQILNLLEDLQEEFDLSYVFIAHDLSVVEHISDRVGVMYLGKVAEIGPTQSVYAPPYHPYTEALLSAIPEPDPLWEGDQIFLRGAVPSPIDPPSGCRFHTRCPRIIQGGEYDIDQVHWRSLMNLRQRARSAETAAAVTAIDEDADEATVEPAEIPESELEELIREEFDLPDRFGDPDADEAISAFVATLHDEGITPAAETISERVTSPCERTVPPLIESEGGSDHRIACLLYDEEYAGMPPEFVTESTETKSDDPVAGD